A region of candidate division TA06 bacterium DNA encodes the following proteins:
- a CDS encoding four helix bundle protein — translation MATDEKRNNCNQELGDRFYKFALRIIKLVGTLPKSIAGYELGKQLVRAAMSISGNYEEARGAYTKPDFAFKLSICFKEAWESYN, via the coding sequence ATGGCGACTGATGAGAAAAGAAATAACTGCAATCAGGAATTGGGAGACCGGTTTTACAAGTTTGCCCTTAGGATAATTAAGTTAGTGGGAACGTTGCCTAAAAGTATTGCCGGATATGAGCTGGGAAAGCAATTAGTGCGCGCTGCCATGTCGATTTCCGGCAACTACGAAGAGGCAAGAGGAGCCTACACCAAGCCTGATTTCGCCTTCAAACTAAGCATCTGTTTTAAAGAGGCCTGGGAATCTTATAACTGA
- a CDS encoding helix-hairpin-helix domain-containing protein: MRKTLVFILVWLISAACFAAFEETATDARNLGMGGAGIALPDYLSAGMENPALPCLAPVQTAGSGTSIPFGMTDLTAVSAQAGYQKEKLGLAAGFSSMGSALYRENTIKTAVSFRPFKQAGFGLGISGYNLSIQSYGSANALGLDLGLIGSPLENLTMAAVARNFNRPRIGSSDEEIAQWLDWGVSYRLLNQLTFAFQLQTQRGYNSQLRFGQEYRHNRHLALRAGFSSQPSSFSFGLGLFLKKLRLDYAVKTHSSLGLGHCLTVSCILRQTVWPEETVPAVSDPLPKKSIQSLDINTATAKELEMLPGIGAKTAEQIIAFRDSAGAFVFLDDLGNIKGISRRTLENVAPFVNLKFKPEQPAARININTADQKELEALPEVGPGTAADIIEYRSVQGLFKQTEDIMNVKGIGRKTFEKIRDLITAE; this comes from the coding sequence ATGAGAAAAACGTTGGTCTTCATCTTGGTGTGGCTGATCTCTGCCGCCTGCTTTGCCGCCTTTGAGGAAACCGCCACCGACGCCCGCAATCTGGGAATGGGCGGAGCAGGGATCGCCTTGCCGGACTATCTTTCAGCCGGAATGGAAAACCCGGCCCTGCCGTGCTTGGCCCCGGTCCAGACCGCCGGCAGCGGAACCTCCATTCCGTTCGGTATGACCGACCTGACAGCCGTTTCGGCCCAGGCCGGATATCAAAAGGAAAAACTGGGACTGGCCGCAGGATTCAGCTCAATGGGCAGCGCTCTATACAGGGAGAACACCATCAAAACTGCGGTATCCTTCAGGCCTTTCAAGCAGGCCGGATTCGGACTGGGGATCTCGGGTTACAACCTGTCCATTCAGAGTTACGGCTCGGCCAACGCTCTGGGTCTGGATCTGGGCCTCATCGGTTCTCCCCTGGAAAACCTGACCATGGCGGCGGTAGCAAGGAACTTCAACCGGCCCCGGATCGGCAGCTCTGATGAGGAGATCGCCCAATGGCTGGACTGGGGTGTCTCTTACCGCCTGCTGAACCAGCTGACATTTGCTTTCCAATTGCAGACCCAGCGGGGATACAATTCCCAGTTGCGGTTCGGCCAGGAGTACCGGCATAACAGGCATCTGGCCTTAAGGGCCGGGTTTTCCAGCCAGCCGTCTTCCTTCAGTTTCGGGCTGGGGCTTTTCCTGAAAAAACTGAGGCTGGACTACGCCGTAAAGACCCACAGCTCCCTGGGCCTGGGCCATTGTTTGACGGTCAGCTGCATTTTAAGGCAAACCGTCTGGCCGGAGGAGACTGTTCCGGCGGTCTCCGATCCCTTGCCTAAAAAATCCATCCAAAGTCTGGACATCAATACCGCCACGGCCAAGGAACTGGAGATGCTGCCGGGGATCGGCGCCAAAACAGCGGAGCAGATCATAGCCTTCCGGGACAGCGCCGGTGCCTTTGTCTTTCTGGACGATCTGGGGAACATCAAAGGCATCTCCCGGCGCACCTTGGAAAACGTAGCGCCTTTCGTCAATCTAAAATTCAAACCGGAGCAGCCGGCGGCCAGGATCAACATAAATACGGCTGATCAAAAGGAACTGGAGGCCCTGCCGGAGGTAGGCCCCGGCACTGCTGCGGATATCATCGAATATCGCAGTGTTCAAGGGCTCTTCAAGCAGACGGAGGATATCATGAACGTCAAGGGCATCGGCCGGAAGACATTTGAGAAGATCAGGGACCTGATCACGGCAGAATAA
- the fusA gene encoding elongation factor G yields MKTYTAEKIHNLVLAGHGGCGKTTLAEALMHLVRPAERLGRVDDGNTMFDFDPDEVARKISISSALAACEYGDHKINIIDTPGYADFAGEVKAGLRVADCAVIVAQAVSGIEVGTDKTWKYADEMNLPRALFITRIKKEHSDFYRTLEQAQDMFGNHLTAMTLPWGEQAGLKGVIDLTRMKAYAEENGKSTEAEIPAELADKAKKFRERLVESAAETDDALMEKYLGGETLTETEIANGLKAGIASQKIVPVFAGDGYFEIGIKAFASIVTASFPPAANIKTVSAVKAGTDEQVEVKCDPAGQPLAFMFKTSIESHAGNLNFFRVYSGSIETGTELYNCSRSKAEKFGQLFYPLGKERTDAAKIGTGDIGIAVKLKDSGTGDTIGQKAHPVILPAIIQPKASISIAVEPKSKDDEGKLTTGLSKIRDEDPTFTYGFVPEIRQTLINGLGELHLDLMVGRLKRKYNVEVNLLKPRIPYRETITKKVERSEYKHKKQTGGHGQYGHVVLRLEPLPRGTGFEFVDAIVGGVVPNNFIPSVEKGVRAAMNEGAVAGYHIVDVKATLHFGSYHPVDSAGTSFEIAAVHALKQGVLEASPVLLEPVMKLEVTAPEEFAGQVMGDLNSRRGRIQGMESAKGMQVVKATVPQGEMYKYSTALRSMTQGRGSFEMEFSHYEDVPYETTQKIIAEAQKEKEEKK; encoded by the coding sequence TTGAAAACCTATACTGCCGAAAAGATCCACAACTTAGTGCTGGCCGGACACGGCGGCTGCGGAAAGACAACCTTGGCCGAGGCTTTGATGCATCTGGTACGGCCGGCCGAAAGGCTGGGCCGGGTGGATGACGGCAATACCATGTTCGACTTCGATCCCGACGAGGTGGCCCGCAAGATCTCCATTTCCTCGGCCCTGGCGGCCTGCGAATACGGGGATCACAAGATCAACATCATAGACACCCCGGGCTACGCCGACTTCGCCGGCGAGGTCAAGGCGGGCTTAAGGGTGGCCGACTGTGCCGTGATAGTGGCCCAGGCGGTCTCCGGCATAGAGGTGGGCACCGACAAGACCTGGAAGTACGCCGACGAGATGAACCTGCCCCGGGCCCTGTTCATCACCCGGATCAAAAAAGAGCATTCCGATTTTTACCGGACACTGGAACAGGCCCAGGACATGTTCGGCAATCACCTGACCGCCATGACACTGCCCTGGGGCGAGCAGGCCGGTCTTAAAGGGGTGATAGACCTGACCCGGATGAAGGCTTACGCCGAAGAGAACGGCAAATCCACCGAGGCCGAGATCCCGGCCGAGCTGGCCGACAAGGCCAAGAAATTCCGGGAACGGCTTGTGGAATCAGCCGCCGAGACCGACGACGCCCTGATGGAAAAATACCTGGGCGGAGAAACTTTGACCGAGACCGAGATCGCCAACGGTTTGAAGGCCGGCATCGCCAGCCAGAAGATAGTGCCGGTGTTCGCCGGAGACGGATATTTTGAGATAGGCATCAAGGCCTTCGCCTCCATCGTTACCGCCTCCTTCCCCCCGGCCGCCAACATCAAAACGGTCAGCGCGGTCAAGGCCGGAACCGACGAGCAGGTGGAGGTCAAGTGCGATCCGGCCGGGCAGCCCCTGGCCTTCATGTTTAAGACTTCGATCGAATCCCATGCCGGCAACCTGAATTTCTTCCGGGTCTATTCCGGGTCCATTGAAACCGGCACTGAGCTTTACAACTGCTCCCGGAGCAAGGCCGAGAAATTCGGCCAGCTGTTCTATCCCCTGGGCAAGGAGCGGACCGACGCCGCCAAGATCGGCACCGGAGACATCGGGATCGCGGTCAAGCTCAAGGACTCCGGCACCGGCGACACCATCGGCCAGAAGGCCCATCCCGTGATCCTGCCGGCCATCATCCAGCCCAAGGCCTCCATCTCCATCGCGGTGGAACCCAAATCCAAGGACGACGAAGGCAAGCTGACCACCGGCCTCTCCAAGATCCGGGACGAGGACCCCACCTTTACCTACGGCTTTGTGCCCGAGATCCGGCAGACCTTGATCAACGGACTGGGCGAACTGCATCTGGATCTTATGGTCGGCCGTTTGAAGCGGAAGTACAATGTGGAGGTTAACCTGCTGAAACCCCGGATACCCTACCGCGAGACCATCACCAAAAAGGTGGAACGTTCCGAATACAAGCATAAAAAGCAGACCGGCGGTCATGGCCAGTACGGCCACGTGGTGCTGCGGTTGGAGCCACTGCCCAGGGGAACGGGCTTTGAGTTCGTGGACGCCATCGTGGGCGGGGTGGTCCCCAACAACTTCATCCCCTCGGTGGAAAAGGGGGTCAGGGCGGCCATGAACGAAGGCGCCGTGGCCGGCTATCACATCGTGGACGTCAAGGCCACCCTGCATTTCGGCTCCTACCACCCGGTGGATTCGGCCGGCACCAGCTTCGAGATCGCGGCGGTCCACGCCCTTAAGCAGGGCGTACTGGAGGCCAGCCCGGTGCTTTTAGAGCCGGTGATGAAGCTGGAGGTGACGGCTCCCGAGGAATTCGCCGGCCAGGTGATGGGCGACCTTAACTCCCGGCGGGGCCGGATCCAGGGGATGGAATCGGCCAAGGGAATGCAGGTGGTGAAGGCCACCGTGCCCCAAGGCGAGATGTACAAATATTCCACCGCCCTGCGCTCCATGACCCAGGGCCGGGGCAGTTTCGAGATGGAGTTCTCGCATTACGAGGACGTGCCGTATGAGACCACCCAGAAGATCATAGCCGAGGCCCAGAAGGAGAAAGAAGAGAAAAAGTAG
- a CDS encoding helix-hairpin-helix domain-containing protein — translation MPKRLLLIFLLLLPSAVLFSQDLPETEDEELIREYTDELSYLSSHPVNLNHAGLDQLLMLPGITAYQALRIGDYLKQNPNLSQPEMLVRDSVLDQSGFDAILPYLCIDGTLAAKKPLVKAALKAKRSWPLAEEMASGDQVNSPWDFREKVTTNIFLNYEVFVQAQKDPGEGSLKDFYSANLFYNPLHGRYSWVAGDFSSRIGQGLILGGGGRSIVSAGWTQANLKQAQLIKPYHSGSESAFLRGLAGQTELPYDLTLLALFSHKRIDAKLDSLGHIAGIYTDGYHRDSSEYANKNKSSERIAAVRLGWKPDQPIEIGATVCHTSYSPNLNDSLFFRANAGVDVRLMFPGLWLAAEMAGSTAGQTAANAALGFRSGPAESYFAYYRYGEGYKAPRFGAMEYYSGRDEQGAVISSTVKVPFKNKFSGLGYLFHPLSAGAEVAKGQGGYLLEFAAENDIIKDLKLSWRWRQKGKYEIHSSDGENDFEALAVKTSYKLSLAWDINRKHTFYGHYQQAGYRIPLLQTRERGECFDLGLKYKAGRNISLLGQSVLFNTQGYDARLYASEPELLNDASFHGYWGRGRRDAVVLRYGFGKWAKLDLKAAREIRDYENETTRKTEVGMQLEVMIP, via the coding sequence ATGCCCAAGCGCCTTCTACTGATATTCTTGCTACTGTTGCCTTCCGCCGTCCTCTTTTCCCAGGATCTGCCGGAAACAGAGGACGAAGAACTGATCCGGGAATACACCGACGAGCTGTCGTACCTGAGTTCTCATCCGGTCAACCTGAATCATGCCGGGCTGGATCAACTGCTGATGCTGCCGGGGATCACCGCCTATCAGGCGTTAAGGATCGGCGATTACCTGAAACAGAACCCCAATCTCAGCCAGCCGGAAATGCTGGTCCGGGATTCGGTGTTGGATCAAAGTGGTTTTGATGCTATCCTGCCATATCTCTGCATAGACGGAACCTTGGCGGCAAAAAAGCCTTTGGTTAAAGCTGCCTTGAAGGCCAAAAGGTCCTGGCCGTTGGCAGAAGAAATGGCCTCGGGCGACCAGGTAAACTCTCCCTGGGACTTTAGGGAAAAAGTTACGACAAATATTTTTCTAAATTACGAAGTGTTTGTCCAGGCCCAGAAGGATCCCGGCGAAGGCAGTTTAAAAGACTTTTATTCGGCCAATTTGTTTTATAACCCTCTCCATGGCCGTTATTCCTGGGTGGCGGGCGATTTCAGTTCGCGGATAGGCCAGGGGCTGATCCTGGGCGGCGGCGGGAGATCAATTGTCTCGGCCGGATGGACCCAGGCCAATCTTAAACAGGCCCAATTGATCAAACCCTATCACAGCGGGAGCGAATCGGCTTTTTTGCGGGGACTGGCCGGTCAGACGGAATTGCCGTATGATCTCACTCTTCTGGCGCTTTTTTCCCATAAGCGGATTGATGCCAAACTTGACTCCCTGGGACATATCGCCGGTATTTACACCGACGGCTACCACCGCGATTCTTCCGAATATGCCAATAAGAACAAATCCAGCGAAAGAATAGCGGCAGTCCGGTTGGGCTGGAAACCGGATCAACCAATTGAGATCGGAGCAACGGTCTGTCATACGAGCTATTCTCCAAACCTTAACGACAGTCTTTTTTTCCGGGCCAATGCCGGGGTTGATGTCCGGCTGATGTTTCCCGGGTTATGGCTGGCGGCGGAAATGGCCGGTTCCACCGCGGGTCAGACAGCCGCCAATGCCGCCCTGGGTTTCCGCAGCGGCCCGGCCGAATCATATTTCGCCTATTACCGCTATGGGGAAGGTTACAAGGCGCCCAGGTTCGGGGCCATGGAATACTACAGCGGCCGGGACGAGCAGGGGGCTGTGATCAGCTCCACCGTCAAAGTACCATTCAAGAACAAGTTCAGCGGACTGGGCTACCTGTTCCACCCTCTTTCGGCCGGGGCGGAAGTTGCCAAAGGACAAGGGGGGTACTTGTTGGAATTTGCCGCCGAAAATGATATAATAAAAGACTTGAAGCTTTCCTGGCGCTGGCGGCAAAAGGGCAAATACGAGATCCATTCCAGCGATGGGGAAAACGATTTTGAAGCCCTGGCGGTCAAGACCTCATACAAACTGTCGCTGGCCTGGGACATCAACCGCAAGCATACATTTTACGGGCATTACCAGCAGGCCGGTTACCGGATACCTCTCCTGCAAACCAGGGAGAGGGGCGAGTGTTTTGACCTGGGGCTTAAATACAAAGCCGGCCGAAATATCTCACTGTTGGGCCAAAGCGTCCTGTTCAACACCCAAGGCTACGACGCCCGGCTTTACGCCTCCGAGCCGGAGCTTTTGAACGACGCCTCTTTCCATGGCTATTGGGGCCGGGGCCGCCGCGATGCAGTGGTCTTAAGGTATGGTTTTGGGAAATGGGCCAAACTGGACCTGAAAGCGGCCCGGGAGATAAGGGATTACGAAAACGAGACCACCCGGAAGACCGAGGTGGGAATGCAGCTGGAAGTGATGATACCATGA
- the rseP gene encoding RIP metalloprotease RseP — protein MIITILATLFVLGVLVFVHELGHYWAARKVGIKVLKFSLGFGPKLAGFKKGDTEFILSALPLGGYVKLAGEEAFEDNYQVQPGDYMAAPWWGRVFMAFMGPAVNLIFAFLLFILIGFAGIRVPDFAPVVSKVQDGTAAQQMGIRPGDIIVSIQGRAISSWHQIQLVTDSLAKLRSADALTVGIAREGATSELNVSSTKEKPWHAGLEPSIQPQLGEVTLGMPAYQAGLTKGDLVLAINGQPVNSWDEMRLTIYKNAEKEVGLKVLRQGDTLDLKIVPIEQDLPGYGKVGVIGVTPVQFGSYKIRLGPLESLTAAFLNTSSIVGRTYSLLGNIATKPKNAKQLGGIMMIGQMAGQTAQKGFSDLLFLMAVLSISLMVINLLPLPIMDGGVIFFCLLEGLRKKPLSNKVQMVIQQIGFGFIIMLFAWTIFNDSMRIFNRHSALKDQGQQQEQNK, from the coding sequence ATGATCATCACCATTCTGGCAACATTGTTCGTACTGGGAGTACTGGTCTTCGTTCACGAGCTGGGCCACTATTGGGCGGCCCGGAAGGTCGGGATAAAGGTGCTTAAATTCTCGCTGGGGTTCGGCCCCAAGCTGGCGGGTTTCAAAAAAGGCGACACAGAGTTCATTCTCTCGGCCCTGCCCCTGGGCGGGTACGTCAAGCTGGCCGGCGAGGAGGCCTTTGAGGACAACTACCAGGTACAGCCCGGCGACTACATGGCCGCGCCCTGGTGGGGCAGGGTCTTCATGGCTTTCATGGGCCCGGCGGTGAACCTGATATTCGCCTTTCTGCTGTTCATCCTGATCGGCTTTGCCGGGATCCGGGTGCCGGACTTTGCCCCGGTGGTCTCCAAGGTCCAGGACGGCACGGCGGCCCAGCAGATGGGGATACGGCCGGGCGATATCATTGTCTCCATCCAGGGCCGGGCGATAAGCTCCTGGCACCAGATACAGCTCGTTACCGACAGCCTGGCCAAACTCAGATCTGCCGATGCTCTGACCGTGGGAATAGCAAGGGAGGGCGCGACCAGCGAACTCAATGTTTCCTCCACCAAAGAAAAGCCCTGGCACGCCGGACTGGAGCCCAGCATCCAGCCCCAGCTGGGCGAGGTGACCCTGGGCATGCCGGCCTATCAGGCCGGGCTTACCAAGGGCGACCTGGTGCTGGCGATCAACGGCCAGCCGGTCAACAGCTGGGACGAGATGCGGCTTACCATCTACAAAAATGCCGAAAAGGAAGTCGGCTTAAAAGTACTGCGCCAGGGTGACACCCTGGATCTGAAGATAGTTCCGATAGAGCAGGACCTGCCCGGATACGGCAAGGTGGGGGTGATCGGGGTGACTCCGGTCCAGTTCGGCAGTTATAAGATCCGGCTGGGTCCGTTAGAATCACTGACTGCGGCCTTTTTGAACACCTCCAGCATAGTGGGTCGGACCTACAGCCTGCTGGGGAATATTGCCACCAAACCCAAAAACGCCAAACAGCTGGGCGGAATAATGATGATCGGCCAGATGGCCGGCCAGACCGCCCAAAAGGGTTTCTCCGATCTGCTATTCCTGATGGCGGTGCTGTCCATCAGCCTGATGGTGATAAACCTGCTGCCGCTTCCCATCATGGACGGCGGGGTGATCTTCTTCTGTCTGCTGGAGGGCCTGCGCAAAAAACCGTTGTCCAACAAGGTTCAGATGGTGATCCAGCAGATCGGGTTCGGGTTCATCATCATGCTTTTTGCCTGGACCATTTTCAACGACTCCATGCGGATATTCAACCGCCATTCGGCGCTGAAAGACCAGGGACAGCAACAGGAGCAAAATAAATAG
- the ftsA gene encoding cell division protein FtsA yields MANTIVGLDLGTTKIACIIAEVDRDELKIVGVGTCNSSEGLRRGVVVNLEKTAKAIEKAVSDAEQMAGIKVDSVYAGIAGDHIRSINSRGVIAVARGSQEITQSDVDRVIDAAQAVYVPMDREMLHVIPQGFIVDTQRGIKDPIGMSGVRLEAEVHIVTGAVTSAENIYKSIKRAGLKVNDLVLQPLASSYAVLTPDEKALGVALLDIGGGTTDIALFYEDAICHTAVIGLGGHNLTNDIAIGLKTPYEQAELIKQKYGCATISEVKEDEMIAVSGVAGREERTISRQVLAQIIEPRMEEIFSLAHREIKRAEAGETIGAGIVLTGGSAKMAGATVLAEQVFNQPVRVGEPKGLGGITDLVRDPKYATAVGLVLYGYEKRFKKDGPGIDESHLFESLMGKMKGWFSDLFNG; encoded by the coding sequence ATGGCGAACACCATAGTGGGGTTGGACCTGGGAACCACTAAAATTGCCTGCATCATTGCCGAAGTGGACCGGGACGAATTGAAGATAGTGGGAGTGGGAACTTGCAACTCCAGCGAAGGCCTGCGCCGGGGGGTGGTGGTCAACCTGGAGAAGACCGCCAAGGCCATTGAAAAGGCGGTCTCCGACGCCGAGCAGATGGCCGGGATCAAGGTGGACTCGGTCTACGCCGGCATTGCCGGGGACCACATCCGCTCCATCAACTCCCGGGGGGTGATCGCGGTGGCCCGGGGCAGCCAGGAGATCACCCAGTCCGACGTGGACCGGGTGATCGACGCGGCCCAGGCGGTCTACGTTCCCATGGACCGGGAGATGCTGCACGTCATTCCCCAGGGCTTCATAGTGGACACCCAGCGGGGGATCAAGGACCCCATCGGGATGTCCGGGGTGAGGCTGGAGGCGGAGGTCCACATCGTGACCGGGGCGGTGACCTCGGCCGAGAACATCTACAAAAGCATCAAGCGGGCCGGACTCAAGGTCAACGACCTGGTGCTGCAGCCCCTGGCCTCCAGCTACGCGGTGCTGACCCCGGACGAGAAAGCGCTGGGAGTGGCCCTGCTGGACATCGGGGGCGGAACCACCGACATCGCGCTGTTCTACGAGGACGCCATCTGCCACACCGCGGTGATCGGGCTGGGCGGGCACAACCTGACCAATGACATCGCCATCGGCTTAAAGACCCCCTACGAGCAGGCCGAACTGATCAAGCAGAAATACGGCTGCGCCACCATCAGCGAGGTCAAGGAGGATGAGATGATCGCGGTCTCCGGGGTGGCCGGGCGAGAGGAGCGGACCATCTCCCGCCAGGTGCTGGCCCAGATCATAGAGCCCCGGATGGAGGAGATCTTCAGCCTGGCCCACCGCGAGATCAAGCGGGCCGAGGCCGGCGAGACCATCGGGGCCGGGATAGTGCTGACCGGCGGCAGCGCCAAGATGGCCGGGGCCACGGTGCTGGCCGAGCAGGTTTTCAACCAGCCGGTGCGGGTGGGCGAGCCCAAGGGCCTGGGCGGGATCACCGACCTGGTGCGCGATCCCAAATACGCCACGGCGGTGGGGCTGGTGCTTTACGGCTACGAGAAGCGCTTCAAAAAGGACGGGCCGGGCATCGACGAATCACACTTGTTCGAATCGCTGATGGGCAAGATGAAGGGCTGGTTCTCCGACCTGTTCAACGGGTGA
- the ftsZ gene encoding cell division protein FtsZ, with amino-acid sequence MLEFEEEVSTGECFIKVVGVGGAGGNAINRMAEAGLKGVDFVAINTDMQVLKKSQAGQTVQIGTKLTRGLGSGGNPEIGRRAFEEDKERITEILKGTDMLFVAAGMGGGTGTGAAPMVAQLARENQVLTVGVVTKPFEWEGRQRLMQAEEGIRELKENVDTLIVIPNQRVLTVVGKQAKLTESFKIIDDILLKAVRGISDLITVPGLVNVDFADVRSVMMERGDALMGVGVAQGENRAILAAQEAIANTLLEGVSISGAKAVLLNISAGDDLTMHEVDEAAKEIRQAAGEGANLIFGTVIDENSNGNITITVIATGLGSPVSKLEKDIPGDNRIDFNQIFRKDNAPKSSFQRKEQTQTVVTKGQVGVVKQDDLEIPTYMRRLMD; translated from the coding sequence ATGTTGGAATTCGAAGAAGAAGTAAGCACCGGCGAATGCTTCATCAAGGTGGTGGGAGTGGGCGGGGCCGGCGGCAACGCCATCAACCGGATGGCCGAGGCCGGCCTGAAGGGCGTGGATTTCGTGGCGATCAACACCGATATGCAGGTCCTGAAGAAATCCCAGGCTGGGCAGACCGTGCAGATAGGCACCAAGCTGACCAGGGGCCTGGGCTCGGGCGGCAACCCCGAGATCGGGCGCCGGGCCTTTGAAGAGGACAAGGAAAGGATCACCGAGATCCTGAAGGGCACCGACATGCTGTTCGTGGCCGCCGGGATGGGCGGAGGCACCGGCACCGGGGCCGCCCCCATGGTGGCCCAGCTGGCCCGGGAGAATCAGGTCCTGACCGTGGGCGTGGTCACCAAGCCCTTCGAGTGGGAAGGCCGCCAGCGCCTGATGCAGGCCGAGGAAGGCATCCGGGAGCTCAAGGAGAACGTGGACACCCTGATCGTCATCCCCAACCAGAGGGTGCTGACGGTGGTTGGCAAGCAGGCCAAGCTGACCGAGTCCTTCAAGATCATCGACGACATCCTGCTGAAGGCGGTCCGGGGCATCTCCGACCTGATCACCGTTCCCGGCCTGGTCAACGTGGACTTCGCCGACGTCCGCTCGGTGATGATGGAGCGGGGCGACGCCTTGATGGGGGTGGGCGTGGCCCAGGGAGAGAACCGGGCCATCCTGGCCGCCCAGGAAGCCATCGCCAACACCCTGCTGGAGGGCGTCTCCATCAGCGGGGCCAAGGCAGTGCTGTTGAACATCTCGGCCGGCGACGACCTGACCATGCACGAAGTTGACGAGGCCGCCAAGGAGATCCGCCAGGCCGCCGGCGAAGGCGCCAACCTGATCTTCGGTACGGTGATCGACGAAAATTCCAACGGCAACATCACCATCACTGTGATCGCCACCGGGCTGGGCAGCCCCGTCAGCAAGCTGGAGAAGGACATCCCCGGCGACAACCGGATAGATTTCAACCAGATCTTCCGCAAGGACAATGCCCCCAAGTCCAGCTTCCAGCGCAAGGAACAGACCCAGACCGTGGTCACCAAGGGCCAGGTAGGCGTGGTAAAGCAGGACGATCTGGAGATCCCGACCTACATGCGGAGATTGATGGACTAA
- a CDS encoding FtsQ-type POTRA domain-containing protein, whose product MKQYFDRGQALRVRKREGRKKRFRLLAVLLVMAGLAFGLRAGWTWILKKGALKITSIEVYGQRLVSAQAITGMAQKIMGRPFWKVDGKGINKSLTQRYPAIKKTSVTALPWGTLRLTVEERQALAVLESDTLMAMDEEGVVFPDSFSGNLPRLRILGTSQPGRHRAINLITMVANLDRECLVDPGDDEDIKLRMADGTLVHFGNGNFSDKYSRLAEVLKNQENNGLKAAEIDLRFKDQAIVSGQVAQNQAGQP is encoded by the coding sequence ATGAAACAATATTTTGACAGAGGGCAGGCCTTAAGGGTCAGAAAGCGGGAAGGGCGTAAAAAGCGTTTCCGGCTGCTGGCAGTGCTGCTGGTGATGGCCGGGTTGGCCTTTGGCTTGCGGGCCGGCTGGACCTGGATCCTGAAAAAAGGGGCCTTGAAGATCACCTCCATTGAAGTATACGGACAGCGCCTGGTCTCGGCCCAGGCCATTACAGGCATGGCGCAGAAGATCATGGGGCGGCCATTTTGGAAGGTGGATGGAAAAGGGATCAATAAAAGCCTGACCCAAAGATACCCGGCCATCAAAAAAACCTCGGTCACAGCCCTGCCCTGGGGAACCTTAAGGCTGACGGTGGAAGAACGGCAGGCCCTGGCAGTGCTGGAGTCGGACACCCTGATGGCCATGGATGAAGAAGGTGTGGTGTTTCCCGACAGTTTTTCCGGAAACCTGCCCAGGCTTAGGATCTTGGGCACCAGCCAGCCCGGACGGCATCGGGCCATCAATCTGATAACAATGGTTGCGAACCTGGACCGGGAATGCCTTGTTGACCCCGGTGATGATGAAGACATCAAACTGCGTATGGCTGACGGCACCCTGGTTCATTTTGGCAACGGGAATTTTTCCGACAAATATTCCCGGCTGGCCGAGGTCCTCAAGAACCAGGAAAACAACGGCCTTAAGGCGGCGGAGATAGACCTGAGGTTCAAGGACCAGGCGATTGTGTCGGGACAGGTGGCCCAGAACCAGGCGGGACAGCCGTAA